In Campylobacter suis, the following proteins share a genomic window:
- the fbaA gene encoding class II fructose-bisphosphate aldolase: MGVLDVVKPGVVSGDDLSKLYAYAKEHGFAIPAVNVVGSHSINAVLEAAKIANSPVIVQFSNGGAGFYAGKACQNADVLGAIAGAQQVHLLAKAYGIPVILHTDHAARKLLPWIDSLIDASKEHKKTHGVPLFSSHMLDLSEEGLDENLSTCEEYLKKLSELGISLEIELGVTGGEEDGVDNTGVDNALLYTQPEDVALAYERLLKISDKFSIAASFGNVHGVYKPGNVVLRPEILKNSQEFVAKKFNTTDKKPINFVFHGGSGSELQDIKDAVSYGVIKMNIDTDTQWAFWDGVRGYESKNRAYLQAQIGNPEGEDKPNKKYYDPRKFLRAAEENMVKRLQIAFSDLNCINRN, translated from the coding sequence ATGGGCGTTTTAGATGTAGTAAAACCTGGTGTTGTAAGCGGTGATGATCTAAGCAAACTTTATGCCTATGCAAAAGAGCATGGTTTTGCTATCCCTGCGGTAAATGTCGTTGGCTCACACTCAATAAATGCAGTCCTTGAAGCTGCAAAGATTGCAAATTCGCCTGTTATAGTTCAATTTAGCAATGGCGGCGCTGGCTTTTACGCTGGCAAAGCCTGCCAAAACGCTGATGTTTTGGGTGCGATCGCTGGAGCCCAGCAGGTTCATCTACTAGCAAAAGCGTACGGAATCCCTGTTATCCTTCACACAGACCATGCCGCAAGAAAGCTACTTCCTTGGATAGACAGCCTAATAGATGCAAGCAAAGAGCATAAAAAAACTCACGGAGTACCACTCTTTAGCTCACACATGCTTGATCTTAGTGAAGAGGGTTTGGATGAAAATTTATCAACTTGTGAAGAGTATCTAAAAAAACTTAGCGAGCTTGGCATAAGCTTAGAAATCGAGCTTGGTGTTACTGGCGGAGAAGAAGATGGAGTCGATAACACAGGCGTAGATAATGCGCTTCTTTACACGCAACCAGAAGATGTTGCTCTTGCTTATGAAAGGCTACTAAAAATAAGCGATAAATTTAGTATCGCTGCAAGCTTTGGTAATGTTCATGGTGTTTATAAGCCCGGCAATGTCGTGCTTCGTCCAGAAATTCTTAAAAACTCACAAGAATTTGTGGCTAAGAAATTTAATACAACTGATAAAAAGCCTATAAATTTTGTCTTTCACGGTGGTAGCGGAAGCGAACTGCAAGACATCAAAGATGCCGTTAGCTACGGCGTTATAAAGATGAATATCGATACAGATACACAGTGGGCATTTTGGGACGGAGTAAGAGGCTATGAGTCCAAAAATAGGGCCTACTTACAAGCTCAAATAGGTAACCCAGAAGGCGAAGACAAACCAAATAAAAAATACTACGACCCGCGCAAATTTTTACGAGCTGCAGAAGAGAATATGGTAAAACGCCTACAAATCGCATTTAGCGACCTAAACTGTATAAATAGGAACTAA
- a CDS encoding peptidylprolyl isomerase, giving the protein MKKSLLSGLIALSMAATLNAATVATVDGVAITDTEVNALLAVTAPGATIDKIPADAKKQVINSLIDRKLIIKDAQAKGIDKDAEFVQALANVREQVLVEAYMKKIFDTMKASDADAKTFYDKNKEMFNQPASARARHILVEKEADATAIISQLKGLSGDALTKKFAELASTKSIDKGSASQGGELGWFGQSQMVKPFADAAFALKNGQISQKPVKSNFGYHVILKEESKPAGTIPFNDVKEQIVHQLKMEKFQQNIKAQTDALKAKAKIEYK; this is encoded by the coding sequence ATGAAAAAATCTTTACTTTCTGGGCTTATAGCTCTTTCAATGGCTGCAACACTTAACGCTGCAACAGTAGCAACAGTCGACGGAGTGGCTATAACTGACACCGAAGTAAATGCACTACTTGCAGTAACTGCACCTGGCGCGACTATCGACAAGATACCAGCTGACGCTAAAAAACAAGTTATAAATTCTCTAATAGACAGAAAACTAATCATCAAAGACGCTCAAGCAAAAGGTATCGACAAGGACGCTGAGTTCGTTCAGGCTTTAGCAAATGTTCGCGAGCAAGTTTTAGTTGAAGCATATATGAAGAAAATTTTTGACACTATGAAAGCTAGCGACGCTGATGCAAAAACATTTTATGACAAAAATAAAGAGATGTTTAACCAGCCAGCATCAGCTCGCGCTAGACACATCTTGGTTGAAAAAGAGGCTGACGCAACCGCTATCATCTCTCAGCTTAAAGGCTTAAGTGGCGACGCTCTCACTAAAAAGTTTGCAGAACTTGCAAGCACAAAATCTATCGACAAAGGCTCTGCTTCTCAAGGTGGCGAGCTAGGCTGGTTTGGTCAAAGCCAAATGGTTAAGCCTTTTGCAGACGCTGCATTTGCACTTAAAAATGGTCAAATTTCACAAAAACCAGTTAAGTCAAATTTTGGCTACCATGTCATCTTAAAAGAGGAGTCTAAACCAGCTGGAACTATACCTTTTAACGATGTTAAAGAGCAGATCGTCCACCAACTAAAGATGGAAAAATTCCAGCAAAACATTAAAGCTCAAACAGATGCTTTAAAAGCAAAAGCAAAAATTGAGTATAAATAA
- the nth gene encoding endonuclease III, whose amino-acid sequence MRTKKDILEIKKRILLHFDGAKSELKFRNYYELIVCVMLSAQCTDKRVNLIAPSLFEAYPDVHALANAKLASLKLLINSCSFFNNKAENLIKMANAVIERFNAEIPLNENDLKSLAGVGQKTAHVVMLEAVGANVMAVDTHVFRVSHRLGLSNAKTPEATENDLVKIFKTDLGKLHQGMVLFGRYTCKAVKPQCEACFLADLCKSKDKILAKNI is encoded by the coding sequence ATGAGAACGAAAAAAGATATTTTAGAGATAAAAAAGAGAATTTTGTTGCACTTTGATGGTGCTAAAAGTGAGCTAAAATTTAGAAACTACTATGAGTTGATAGTTTGTGTGATGTTAAGTGCGCAATGTACGGATAAGCGAGTAAATTTGATCGCTCCATCTCTTTTTGAGGCGTATCCTGATGTGCACGCTTTAGCAAATGCAAAACTAGCGTCACTAAAGCTTTTAATAAACTCATGTAGCTTTTTTAATAACAAAGCTGAAAATTTAATAAAAATGGCAAACGCCGTTATAGAGCGCTTTAACGCAGAAATTCCACTAAATGAAAATGACTTAAAAAGCCTAGCTGGTGTTGGACAAAAGACAGCGCATGTAGTTATGTTAGAGGCTGTGGGTGCAAATGTAATGGCTGTGGATACACATGTTTTTCGCGTTTCGCACAGACTTGGGCTAAGCAACGCAAAGACGCCAGAGGCGACAGAGAATGACTTGGTAAAAATTTTTAAAACGGACCTTGGCAAGCTTCACCAAGGCATGGTGCTTTTTGGGCGTTATACCTGTAAGGCGGTAAAACCCCAGTGTGAAGCCTGTTTTTTAGCCGATCTTTGCAAGAGCAAGGATAAAATTTTAGCAAAAAATATCTAG
- a CDS encoding nitrous oxide-stimulated promoter family protein, whose translation MTTEKFIYEVTTVTKFIQIYCNDKHKDIPKRESSATLDFQGEKAVVKAEFCLCAECEQMTRYAYARLQACPHEVKPRCHTCPHPCYELPVWKNMAKMMKYSGMKLGLNKIKRLFLRSREE comes from the coding sequence ATGACAACTGAAAAATTTATCTATGAAGTTACAACAGTTACAAAATTTATACAAATTTATTGCAACGATAAGCACAAAGATATTCCAAAGCGCGAAAGCTCTGCAACACTTGATTTTCAGGGTGAAAAAGCGGTCGTAAAGGCTGAGTTTTGCCTATGCGCAGAGTGCGAGCAAATGACTCGCTACGCCTATGCACGCTTGCAGGCATGTCCACACGAAGTAAAGCCACGCTGTCACACCTGCCCACACCCATGTTACGAGCTGCCAGTGTGGAAAAATATGGCTAAGATGATGAAATATAGTGGCATGAAGCTGGGATTAAATAAAATAAAAAGGCTATTTTTACGCTCAAGAGAGGAGTAA
- the kdsB gene encoding 3-deoxy-manno-octulosonate cytidylyltransferase, with product MIIIPARLGSTRFANKILTDIGGVPMFVATARQVSKCDDVVVAVDDESVAKVAKEYGLNYVLTDTSHNSGTDRIRQTCEILGLSKDEIIINVQADEPFIEAENISKFRSFCEKMRESAFMFSCYKVIDSSHVDDTNLVKVVTDNKNFALYFSRSRVPFNRAEYEIYKAHLGIYGYSVASLNEFCNLPYSHLENTEKLEQLRALESGKRIAMLEVKSESIGIDSKADLVRAKAKFGF from the coding sequence ATGATAATCATCCCAGCAAGACTAGGCTCAACCCGCTTTGCAAATAAAATTTTAACCGACATTGGCGGAGTCCCTATGTTTGTAGCTACCGCTAGACAAGTATCAAAGTGTGATGATGTCGTGGTTGCAGTTGATGATGAAAGCGTGGCAAAAGTTGCAAAAGAGTACGGACTAAACTATGTTTTAACCGATACTTCACACAACAGTGGTACAGACCGCATAAGACAAACTTGCGAAATTTTAGGGCTTAGCAAAGATGAGATCATTATAAATGTCCAAGCTGACGAGCCATTTATCGAAGCTGAAAATATCTCAAAATTTCGTAGCTTTTGCGAAAAAATGCGCGAAAGTGCCTTTATGTTTTCGTGCTACAAGGTGATAGATAGCTCACATGTAGATGATACAAATTTGGTTAAAGTGGTAACGGATAATAAAAACTTTGCGCTTTATTTTTCACGCTCAAGAGTGCCATTTAACCGCGCTGAGTACGAAATTTACAAGGCTCATCTTGGTATTTACGGATACAGCGTAGCGAGTTTAAATGAATTTTGCAACCTACCCTACTCACACCTTGAAAATACTGAAAAACTCGAGCAACTACGCGCTCTTGAAAGCGGTAAACGCATAGCAATGCTTGAAGTAAAAAGCGAAAGCATAGGTATTGACAGCAAAGCAGATCTTGTGCGAGCAAAAGCAAAATTTGGTTTTTGA
- the thrC gene encoding threonine synthase, which yields MRLNPTRLNLNEKPKQANFSTALLSPSSMHGGLYAPTKLPKISMRKWLELSALSYEKLAAEIVSMFKFDVDEKIFKNAIKRYKNFDRPNQPVEFKKIDKNLYINELYHGPTRAFKDMALQPFGEILSQLAKKRDENYLIMCATSGDTGPATLKTFANTPNIKVVCLYPDGGTSDVQRLQMTSMKGENLKSIGIKGNFDDAQRALKTLLASQNFKDELAKSNLKLSAANSVNFGRILFQIVYHAYAYSKLIKNGALSKNESFDIIVPSGNFGNALGAYYAKKMGAKINKIKIVSNANNILTEFFTTGTYDLRNKSLIQTISPAMDILISSNVERLLFDKFGAVRTKELMDALTNQKFYKLTKAELESIKEDFEADFCTDKECEAFINEQASKGVIVDPHTATCFKMIDKTRINIITSTADWVKFTPSMLKACGLKAKGELEGLKAFAKAHKQEISPNILELFSTKILHPDVIAKEKIEDKILEWIKK from the coding sequence ATGAGACTAAATCCAACCAGACTAAATCTAAACGAAAAACCAAAACAAGCAAACTTTAGCACCGCACTTCTAAGCCCAAGTAGTATGCACGGCGGACTTTATGCACCCACAAAACTACCAAAAATAAGCATGCGAAAATGGCTTGAGCTTAGCGCTCTTAGCTACGAAAAGTTGGCTGCTGAGATTGTTTCGATGTTTAAATTTGATGTAGATGAGAAAATTTTTAAAAACGCCATCAAGCGTTATAAAAATTTTGACCGTCCAAACCAACCAGTTGAGTTTAAAAAAATAGACAAAAATCTCTATATAAACGAACTTTATCACGGACCAACAAGAGCTTTTAAGGATATGGCACTTCAACCTTTTGGCGAAATTTTAAGCCAACTAGCTAAAAAAAGAGATGAGAACTACCTTATCATGTGTGCAACAAGTGGTGACACTGGTCCAGCCACACTTAAAACATTTGCCAACACCCCAAATATCAAAGTAGTATGCCTTTATCCAGATGGAGGTACAAGCGATGTACAAAGACTGCAAATGACATCAATGAAGGGCGAAAATCTAAAAAGCATCGGCATAAAAGGAAACTTTGATGATGCACAGCGCGCCCTAAAAACACTTTTAGCAAGCCAAAATTTTAAAGATGAGCTAGCCAAAAGTAACTTAAAGCTAAGTGCGGCAAATTCGGTAAATTTTGGTAGGATACTATTTCAGATAGTCTATCATGCTTATGCCTATTCAAAGCTAATTAAAAACGGCGCCTTAAGCAAAAATGAAAGCTTTGATATTATCGTGCCAAGCGGAAATTTTGGCAATGCGCTTGGGGCATATTATGCTAAAAAAATGGGTGCAAAGATTAACAAGATAAAAATCGTTTCAAACGCCAACAACATACTTACAGAGTTTTTTACAACTGGCACATACGATCTACGCAACAAGTCGCTAATACAAACCATAAGCCCAGCCATGGATATACTAATTAGCTCAAATGTCGAGCGACTCCTTTTTGATAAATTTGGCGCAGTCCGCACAAAAGAGCTTATGGACGCTCTGACAAATCAAAAATTCTACAAACTCACAAAAGCCGAACTAGAAAGCATAAAAGAGGACTTTGAGGCTGATTTTTGTACAGATAAAGAGTGTGAAGCATTTATAAATGAGCAAGCAAGCAAGGGTGTTATCGTAGATCCACACACAGCTACTTGCTTTAAAATGATAGATAAAACTCGTATAAATATCATAACTTCAACGGCTGACTGGGTGAAATTTACACCAAGCATGCTAAAAGCTTGTGGACTAAAAGCAAAAGGCGAATTAGAAGGTTTAAAAGCCTTTGCAAAGGCACACAAGCAAGAAATTTCACCAAATATTTTAGAGCTTTTTAGTACTAAAATTTTACATCCAGATGTGATAGCCAAAGAAAAGATCGAAGATAAAATTTTAGAATGGATCAAAAAATGA
- a CDS encoding tetraacyldisaccharide 4'-kinase, translated as MFKNKLHLWVQDFFLRPGFTQRLLAYALLPLSLVYTFCVCIKKFYTKEKDFSMPIISIGNLTLGGSGKTPLGIAIANEFSGSAIILRGYGRASKGMILVAKNGEILTDVAKSGDEAMEYAKCVQKATVIVSEKREKAIELAKNLGAKYILLDDGFGKFHIKKFNILVVPTPEPELNFCIPSGAYRYPKFFYKYADFIAKDGTSHFRESEILAATSRMVLVTAIANPSRLEPFFNKSIAQIFFPDHHTFSKKELSEILEKYNATSLLMTQKDIVKVENFNLPISLIKLKTTLCDEFKSVLKTFLL; from the coding sequence GTGTTTAAAAACAAACTCCACCTATGGGTGCAAGACTTTTTCTTGCGTCCTGGCTTTACTCAAAGGCTACTTGCTTACGCACTTTTGCCACTTTCTTTAGTATATACATTTTGTGTTTGTATTAAAAAATTCTATACCAAAGAAAAAGACTTTAGTATGCCCATCATTAGCATAGGAAATCTAACTCTTGGCGGTAGCGGCAAAACCCCTTTAGGTATCGCCATAGCAAATGAATTTTCAGGCTCTGCCATAATACTTAGAGGGTATGGTCGTGCTTCAAAAGGCATGATATTAGTAGCTAAAAACGGTGAAATTTTAACAGATGTAGCAAAAAGTGGCGATGAAGCTATGGAGTATGCAAAGTGCGTCCAAAAAGCTACCGTTATAGTTAGTGAAAAGCGAGAAAAAGCCATAGAGCTAGCTAAAAACTTAGGGGCAAAATATATCTTACTAGATGATGGCTTTGGCAAATTTCATATCAAGAAGTTTAATATCCTAGTAGTCCCGACCCCAGAGCCAGAACTAAATTTTTGCATACCTAGTGGCGCATATCGATATCCAAAATTTTTTTATAAATATGCTGATTTTATAGCTAAAGATGGCACTTCACATTTTAGAGAGAGTGAAATTTTAGCTGCGACTAGTCGTATGGTGCTTGTAACTGCTATCGCCAACCCAAGCCGTCTTGAGCCATTTTTTAACAAGAGTATAGCTCAAATTTTTTTCCCTGACCATCACACTTTTAGCAAAAAAGAGTTAAGCGAAATTTTAGAAAAATACAACGCTACTTCGCTTTTGATGACACAAAAAGACATCGTAAAGGTTGAAAATTTTAACCTACCTATATCGCTCATAAAGCTAAAAACCACACTTTGTGATGAGTTTAAAAGCGTTCTAAAAACATTTTTGCTATAA
- a CDS encoding DegT/DnrJ/EryC1/StrS family aminotransferase: MSEISFYKPSIGDRERELISEALSNPNSQMVERLEEKLREYFGVKHVISTNNSAAAHHLSLCAMDIKRGDKFICSVNAFPSIAQAIRHFDAEPIFVDIDEDDLGICPKALEITLEKFNHKKLKGIFLNHVAGQSAELDKIYDIAKQYKIEVLDSANRAIGLTYNGQKIGNTGSLLTCFQTYSQVKDSVATAGFITTNNDEIAKKAELLRNYAITTGFDKFGNLSYIYDVVDIGVKYDLTAIDAAYSLAQIEKNDVIIKRHQDIAAYYDEQLKDCPHVSTPVKKRDHIYTQYIIKIDKNRDGFARELLEKGINTSLHYIPIHLLSYYKNKYALKVNAFPIALKTYQQILSLPIYNVMSDADVERVAKEIKTIAHSRV, from the coding sequence ATGAGTGAGATTAGCTTTTACAAACCAAGTATCGGAGATAGAGAGCGTGAACTTATATCCGAAGCACTTAGCAACCCAAATTCTCAAATGGTAGAACGGCTTGAAGAGAAGCTAAGGGAGTATTTTGGAGTAAAGCATGTTATTAGCACAAACAACTCTGCTGCCGCCCATCACCTAAGCCTTTGTGCGATGGATATAAAGCGCGGGGATAAGTTTATCTGCTCGGTAAATGCCTTTCCAAGCATTGCTCAAGCTATCCGTCACTTCGATGCAGAGCCGATATTTGTGGATATTGATGAAGATGATTTAGGAATTTGCCCAAAAGCACTTGAGATAACTTTAGAGAAATTTAACCACAAAAAGCTAAAAGGAATTTTTCTAAACCATGTCGCTGGACAAAGTGCCGAACTAGATAAAATTTATGATATAGCAAAACAGTATAAAATAGAAGTTCTTGATAGCGCCAACAGAGCTATCGGACTAACTTACAATGGTCAAAAAATAGGCAACACTGGCTCACTTTTAACTTGCTTTCAAACTTACTCCCAAGTTAAAGACTCAGTCGCAACAGCTGGATTTATCACTACAAATAACGATGAGATAGCCAAAAAAGCTGAGCTACTTCGCAACTATGCCATTACAACTGGTTTTGATAAATTTGGTAACCTAAGCTATATATATGATGTTGTTGATATTGGAGTTAAATACGACCTAACAGCGATAGATGCCGCATACTCGCTCGCACAAATAGAAAAAAATGATGTGATTATCAAACGCCACCAAGATATAGCTGCGTATTATGACGAGCAACTTAAAGACTGCCCACATGTAAGCACGCCAGTAAAAAAACGAGACCACATATACACACAATACATCATCAAGATAGACAAAAACAGAGATGGTTTTGCCAGAGAGTTACTTGAAAAAGGTATAAACACCTCGCTTCATTATATACCTATCCATCTTTTAAGCTACTATAAAAACAAATACGCCCTAAAGGTAAATGCCTTCCCAATAGCACTTAAAACATATCAGCAGATACTATCCTTACCTATCTATAATGTCATGAGCGATGCTGATGTTGAGCGTGTCGCAAAAGAGATAAAAACGATAGCACACTCTCGTGTTTAA
- a CDS encoding NAD+ synthase, with product MDFEKIKLNLVTFLQDAKKMTGAKNLLLGVSGGLDSAVVATLCTLAAPQNTHALLMPTNSSNKQNLQDGLELCKTLNINHKIINIDEILTAYQSQIGENLGNLRKGNLCARIRMSLLYDYSANINAIVVGTSNKSELMLGYGTIFGDLACAINPIGELYKSEIFEFARFLGISENIIDKAPSADLWEGQSDESDLGYSYGVLDGVLRQIDENKQNLSLLDEKVSDKDLLKSVLSRYHKNRFKAHMPIIARL from the coding sequence ATGGATTTTGAAAAAATCAAGTTAAATTTAGTAACTTTTTTGCAAGATGCGAAAAAGATGACTGGAGCTAAAAATTTACTACTTGGTGTTAGCGGAGGTCTTGACTCTGCTGTTGTTGCAACACTTTGCACACTTGCGGCACCACAAAATACACACGCTCTTTTGATGCCGACAAACTCCTCAAATAAACAAAATTTACAAGATGGGCTTGAGCTTTGTAAAACACTAAATATAAACCATAAAATCATTAACATAGATGAAATTCTAACCGCCTATCAAAGCCAAATAGGAGAAAATTTAGGCAACCTTAGAAAGGGAAATTTATGTGCAAGAATTCGCATGAGCCTACTTTATGACTACTCTGCAAATATTAATGCTATCGTTGTTGGCACAAGCAACAAAAGCGAGCTTATGTTAGGGTATGGCACGATTTTTGGTGATCTAGCATGCGCTATTAATCCTATCGGCGAGCTTTACAAGAGCGAAATTTTTGAGTTTGCACGCTTTTTGGGTATAAGTGAAAACATCATAGACAAAGCCCCATCGGCTGACTTATGGGAGGGTCAAAGTGATGAAAGTGACCTTGGATACAGCTATGGCGTTCTTGATGGAGTATTACGACAAATAGATGAAAATAAACAAAATTTAAGCCTTTTAGATGAAAAAGTAAGTGACAAGGATCTGCTAAAAAGTGTTTTAAGCAGATACCATAAAAACCGCTTTAAAGCGCATATGCCTATCATCGCAAGGCTATAA
- a CDS encoding MBL fold metallo-hydrolase — MEILSKAFGAYSTNCYIVNLGGKQAVIDPGDGAFGWVMQNAKNLKAIICTHGHFDHIYDVCEIKKASLAPIFIHRDDAFMLENDIFNEGYHVCKPDFAVDEGAYECEGFSFEFMHFTGHTPGCSMVRFEDVVFSGDFLFKDSIGRWDFPYSNKNDMIKSLEKAMKLQGDFRILPGHGGETSLQRERQNFTSWLQYVKMH; from the coding sequence ATGGAAATTCTCTCAAAAGCCTTTGGTGCATACTCAACAAACTGTTATATAGTAAATTTAGGAGGCAAACAGGCTGTTATAGACCCTGGAGATGGCGCTTTTGGCTGGGTTATGCAAAATGCTAAAAATTTAAAAGCTATCATTTGCACGCACGGACATTTTGACCATATCTATGATGTTTGTGAGATAAAAAAGGCAAGTTTGGCACCAATTTTTATCCATAGAGATGATGCTTTTATGCTTGAAAATGATATTTTTAATGAAGGATATCATGTTTGCAAGCCAGATTTTGCTGTTGATGAGGGTGCTTATGAGTGTGAGGGGTTTAGCTTTGAGTTTATGCACTTTACAGGTCATACTCCTGGCTGTTCGATGGTTCGTTTTGAAGATGTTGTGTTTAGTGGGGATTTTTTATTTAAAGATAGTATAGGCAGATGGGATTTCCCGTATTCAAATAAAAATGATATGATAAAAAGTCTTGAAAAGGCTATGAAATTGCAGGGTGATTTTAGGATATTGCCAGGGCATGGAGGTGAAACTTCACTGCAGCGCGAGAGGCAAAATTTTACCTCTTGGCTACAATATGTAAAAATGCATTGA
- a CDS encoding PaaI family thioesterase: MAEDNIYEEANDSQIILPEDENPFRNDIKTSTEIKLSLSGVVTELEKNHSKTRLFTTAEMVCDTEGLIHSGFIFSAANYAALTSINLQNCVTINARINFFAPAKLGDVIDFEATAYFDESRKRDVRVIGRIREMKVFEGTFQLVTLDEHIFTAQQKNIKKEAALRRARDKEQA, from the coding sequence ATGGCTGAAGATAACATTTATGAAGAGGCTAACGACTCGCAAATCATCCTTCCAGAAGATGAAAATCCATTTCGCAATGACATAAAAACATCAACAGAGATAAAGCTAAGCTTAAGTGGAGTGGTGACAGAACTTGAAAAAAACCACTCAAAAACAAGACTATTTACGACAGCTGAGATGGTTTGTGATACTGAAGGACTTATACATAGTGGTTTTATATTTTCTGCTGCAAACTATGCAGCACTAACATCAATAAATTTACAAAACTGCGTTACTATAAATGCTAGGATAAATTTCTTCGCTCCTGCAAAGCTTGGAGATGTTATAGACTTTGAAGCCACAGCCTATTTTGACGAGTCGCGCAAGCGAGATGTGCGAGTAATAGGTCGCATAAGAGAGATGAAGGTCTTTGAAGGCACATTTCAGCTAGTGACGCTTGATGAGCATATATTTACAGCTCAACAAAAAAATATCAAAAAAGAGGCTGCCCTAAGGCGTGCTAGAGATAAAGAGCAAGCTTAG
- the cmoB gene encoding tRNA 5-methoxyuridine(34)/uridine 5-oxyacetic acid(34) synthase CmoB, translating into MQEFLKLKQKELNTAKNLDILKRLEYLGKIEAKCDFDDVVRINFNNISSQNLKQIEDIAKQLKPWRKGPFALNEIFIDTEWQSFIKFNLLAPHLDLCEKSIADVGCNNGYYMFRMLPFKPKKLVGFDPSVHTFMQFKFLNHFICSDIQYELLGVEHLACYGMKFDTIFCLGVIYHRSDPVKMLKELKSALNDGGEIFLDTMYIDMQGDFALTPKNTYSKIPNIYFVPTISALQNWCERAKFKDFEILATKPTDFEEQRKTEWIDGQSLESFLDPLDNTKTIEGYPAPRRVYIKIKI; encoded by the coding sequence ATGCAAGAGTTTTTAAAACTTAAGCAAAAAGAGCTAAATACAGCCAAAAATTTAGACATCTTAAAAAGACTTGAATACCTTGGTAAGATAGAGGCAAAATGCGATTTTGATGATGTTGTAAGAATAAATTTTAACAACATAAGTAGCCAAAATTTAAAGCAGATAGAAGACATAGCAAAACAACTAAAACCATGGAGAAAGGGGCCTTTTGCGCTAAATGAAATTTTTATTGATACCGAATGGCAAAGCTTTATAAAATTTAATCTACTCGCCCCACATCTTGATTTATGTGAAAAAAGCATTGCAGATGTTGGGTGCAATAATGGCTATTACATGTTTCGCATGTTGCCATTTAAGCCCAAAAAACTGGTTGGTTTTGATCCTAGTGTGCATACTTTTATGCAGTTTAAATTTTTAAATCACTTCATTTGTTCAGACATTCAGTATGAACTTCTTGGCGTGGAGCATTTAGCTTGCTATGGCATGAAATTTGATACTATTTTTTGCCTTGGCGTGATATATCATAGAAGCGACCCAGTAAAGATGTTAAAAGAGTTAAAAAGTGCATTAAATGATGGCGGAGAAATTTTTTTAGATACGATGTATATTGACATGCAAGGCGACTTTGCGCTAACACCAAAAAATACATATTCTAAAATCCCAAATATCTACTTTGTGCCTACCATTTCAGCACTTCAAAACTGGTGCGAAAGGGCAAAATTTAAGGATTTTGAAATTTTGGCAACAAAGCCGACAGACTTTGAAGAGCAGCGAAAAACCGAGTGGATAGACGGACAAAGCCTTGAGAGCTTTCTAGACCCGCTTGATAACACAAAAACGATCGAAGGCTATCCAGCACCACGCAGAGTTTACATTAAAATAAAAATTTAA